Part of the bacterium genome, TTTAGTAGGTATTTTAAGCAGCCTTTATCCGGCAATCCGAGCCGCAAAGATAGCACCAGCTACAGCGGTAAGATATGAATGAGCTAGATCACGAGGAATAAAACCTTGCCAAAACCCAGGGTTTTAAAAAATCTTTGACTTTTCTAAGAGCATCTGGTATAATAATCTTGAGACAAGGAGGGGGATAGTAAGGAGGAGAGATGGAGATATCAAATCCGCACGATGCCTTTTTTAAAGAGATCTTTTCCCGTAAAGAGAATGCAGTTGATTTTATCTGCTCTACCTTACCTGAGGATTTAAAGAACAATCTTGACCTATCCAGCTTAGAATTGGATAATAATTCTTATATCGATGAGGAGCTAAAGGAAAACTTCTCGGATATAGTCTATAATTGCCTTTATAGAGGTAAGAGCAGGATAAAGATTTCACTTTTATTTGAACATAAGAGCTATGTAGTAAATTATCCGCATCTCCAAATTTTAAGGTATATGCTTAAGATATGGCAGACTAATATCAAACAGAAAGAGGGATTAGTTCCTATTATTCCTATTGTTTTCTATCATGGCAAAGAGAGATGGTTATTAAGGGAGTTAAGCAGCTATTTTGAAGGGATAGATGAGATATTAAGGAGATTTCTTCCGGGGTTTGATTATCTATTGACTGATTTATCGGGTTATAGTGATGAAGATTTAAAGGAGAGGATATTTTTAAATCTCAGTTTACGGATTTTCTGCTTACTGATGAAGAATATCTTTGATGAGGAGAAGTTAAAGGGGCACTTAGGGGAATTTTTAGAGGTTGGGAAGATATATTATGAAGAGGAGAAGGGATTAAGGTTTTTAGAAGGGGTAATAAGATATATTTACAATAGCACTGAGATTAAGCCAGAGGAAGTAATCGAGATAGCTAAGAGGATTTCTGCGAGAGGAGGTGAGGTAGCAATGACTACAGCCGTAAGATTAAG contains:
- a CDS encoding Rpn family recombination-promoting nuclease/putative transposase: MEISNPHDAFFKEIFSRKENAVDFICSTLPEDLKNNLDLSSLELDNNSYIDEELKENFSDIVYNCLYRGKSRIKISLLFEHKSYVVNYPHLQILRYMLKIWQTNIKQKEGLVPIIPIVFYHGKERWLLRELSSYFEGIDEILRRFLPGFDYLLTDLSGYSDEDLKERIFLNLSLRIFCLLMKNIFDEEKLKGHLGEFLEVGKIYYEEEKGLRFLEGVIRYIYNSTEIKPEEVIEIAKRISARGGEVAMTTAVRLRDEGLQQGLQQGLQQGLQQGIYSKATETAKSMFRKGFSLEIIAEITGLPEEDLKRLINEKD